The following proteins come from a genomic window of Streptomyces sp. NBC_01716:
- a CDS encoding ferric reductase-like transmembrane domain-containing protein, giving the protein MNPPPEPATPDAKDAPQAPDAPDAPDAETTTPASPAATGHATATPRVTLRSDLRASWLDGTVALLVTAAVFVILYVRIESEASSTLTVMPFMADTSEFWMYYLSQAFGWAALLWAWGTVIIGLLLSGPRPARLPLSGPRLERLHRTTSLNTIALIVAHALLFAAELVYQDTDSWPSRLGSAVLETFIPGGYNSGTGVWAMPIGQAALYLAIPLGLLFYVRHRIGPKTWRILHRFVLVVYILSVWHTLLYGTNVWYDGAFRNTVWLLQLPIAALFLLRLLRPARRSERLAAPGAHRGSKTGWTLRLTIRVAAVAIIGVLVAVIASGRDGGRTVPPEDTSSTHVHDD; this is encoded by the coding sequence ATGAATCCGCCCCCAGAGCCCGCGACGCCCGACGCGAAGGACGCGCCCCAAGCGCCCGACGCGCCTGATGCGCCCGACGCAGAGACGACGACCCCGGCCTCGCCCGCCGCCACCGGCCACGCCACCGCCACGCCCCGGGTCACCCTCCGCTCGGACCTCCGGGCGAGCTGGCTCGACGGCACGGTCGCCCTCCTGGTGACGGCCGCCGTCTTCGTCATCCTCTACGTGCGGATCGAGTCGGAGGCGTCGTCCACCCTGACGGTCATGCCGTTCATGGCGGACACGAGCGAATTCTGGATGTACTACCTCAGCCAGGCGTTCGGCTGGGCCGCGCTCCTCTGGGCCTGGGGCACCGTCATCATCGGCCTGCTCCTCTCCGGCCCGCGCCCGGCCCGTCTGCCGCTCTCCGGCCCCCGCCTGGAGCGTCTGCACCGCACCACCAGCCTCAACACGATCGCGCTCATCGTCGCCCACGCGCTGCTGTTCGCCGCCGAGTTGGTCTACCAGGACACCGACTCCTGGCCCTCGCGCCTGGGCAGCGCCGTCCTGGAGACGTTCATCCCCGGCGGCTACAACTCCGGCACCGGTGTCTGGGCCATGCCGATCGGCCAGGCGGCCCTCTATCTCGCGATCCCGCTCGGCCTGCTCTTCTACGTACGCCACCGCATCGGCCCGAAGACGTGGCGGATCCTGCACCGCTTCGTCCTCGTCGTCTACATCCTGAGTGTGTGGCACACGCTGCTGTACGGCACGAACGTCTGGTACGACGGAGCCTTCCGCAACACCGTATGGCTCCTCCAACTCCCCATCGCCGCACTCTTCCTGCTCCGTCTCCTCCGCCCCGCCCGCCGCTCCGAACGCCTCGCCGCGCCCGGCGCGCACCGCGGGTCGAAGACCGGCTGGACGCTGCGGCTGACGATTCGTGTGGCGGCCGTGGCCATCATCGGCGTACTCGTCGCGGTGATCGCCTCGGGACGCGACGGCGGGCGTACGGTGCCGCCGGAGGACACCTCGTCCACGCACGTACACGACGACTGA
- a CDS encoding serine/threonine-protein kinase: MTLLVSGDRVSDTLVIDRPLGEGAFAEVHRVRHEYLGWQAMKLFKRVASLEETRRMLDEARLLSTLGHPNIVRLFDANTVRTREGLRGFFTMEYVAGGSLERLAAAHKSMVPRDLVAEVMTQIASGLAVAHAQDPPIVHRDVTLANVLIGYDGSGMRVRVSDFGLAKRADPFTHLASAQGTYAFMAPEVMRNQGYSCASDVWSVGVIAYLLLTNRFPFHGGGEEFSSFSFGRFNRSLLPPSSYNDEVDADLDRIVLATLEIDPQNRPATAQFLADALRERAESMAGAVAEAAEAARRGDEEGATGPNSVGGEASSTTGPPPKATTKRLNRPPTERARRLAEEALALARSPGELDRAADLMEEAVNLSPYLRDRYLSKLTLWRRGVMM; this comes from the coding sequence ATGACACTGCTCGTCAGTGGTGACAGGGTCAGCGACACCCTTGTGATCGACCGCCCGCTGGGTGAGGGGGCGTTCGCCGAGGTCCATCGGGTGCGCCACGAGTATCTCGGCTGGCAGGCGATGAAGCTGTTCAAGCGGGTCGCGTCCCTGGAGGAGACGCGGCGGATGCTGGACGAGGCCAGACTGCTGTCGACTCTCGGGCATCCCAACATCGTCCGGCTCTTCGACGCCAACACCGTGCGCACCCGCGAGGGACTGCGGGGCTTCTTCACGATGGAGTACGTCGCGGGCGGCAGCCTCGAACGCCTCGCCGCGGCACACAAGTCGATGGTCCCCAGGGATCTCGTCGCCGAGGTGATGACCCAGATCGCGAGCGGTCTCGCCGTAGCCCATGCCCAGGACCCGCCGATCGTGCACCGGGACGTGACCCTGGCCAACGTACTGATCGGCTACGACGGTTCGGGCATGCGCGTGCGGGTGAGCGACTTCGGGCTGGCCAAGCGCGCCGATCCGTTCACGCATCTGGCCAGTGCCCAGGGGACGTACGCCTTCATGGCACCCGAAGTGATGCGTAACCAGGGCTATTCGTGCGCCAGCGACGTGTGGTCGGTCGGCGTGATCGCGTATCTGCTGCTGACCAACCGCTTTCCGTTCCACGGGGGCGGGGAGGAGTTCTCGTCCTTCTCGTTCGGACGGTTCAACCGGTCGCTGCTCCCGCCGAGCAGTTACAACGACGAGGTCGACGCGGACCTGGACCGCATCGTGCTCGCCACCCTGGAGATCGATCCGCAGAACCGTCCGGCCACGGCCCAGTTCCTCGCGGACGCGCTGCGCGAGCGCGCGGAGTCCATGGCCGGCGCGGTGGCCGAGGCGGCGGAGGCGGCGCGACGCGGGGACGAGGAGGGGGCGACGGGCCCCAACTCCGTTGGCGGCGAGGCCTCTTCGACCACCGGGCCGCCGCCCAAAGCCACCACCAAACGTCTCAACAGGCCGCCCACGGAACGTGCCCGGCGGCTGGCCGAAGAAGCACTCGCACTGGCCCGCTCGCCGGGGGAACTCGACCGCGCCGCCGACCTCATGGAGGAGGCCGTCAACTTGTCGCCATACCTGCGTGACCGCTATCTGTCCAAGCTCACGCTGTGGCGCCGGGGGGTGATGATGTGA
- a CDS encoding sigma-70 family RNA polymerase sigma factor, whose protein sequence is MPPTRIHPTTGRSARADDSEITAWALAAGLGDRRAAELFVQATYDDVRRFVAHLSADVRGADDLTQETYLRALASLARFAGRSCARVWLLAIARRVVVDRYRRAAVRPRIADTTDWVTVADRAQPRHLPGFEESVALADALGAMEPGRRQAFVLTRLVGLSYAEAADALGCPVGTIRSRVARARRDLAEVWQPEGGDAAVTAVPV, encoded by the coding sequence ATACCCCCCACCCGCATACATCCGACGACCGGCAGAAGCGCACGCGCCGACGATTCCGAGATCACCGCGTGGGCACTGGCCGCAGGTCTCGGTGACCGGCGGGCGGCCGAACTCTTCGTACAGGCCACGTATGACGACGTACGCCGCTTCGTCGCGCACCTCAGCGCCGACGTGCGCGGAGCGGACGACCTCACCCAGGAGACGTATCTGCGGGCGCTGGCGAGCCTCGCGCGGTTCGCGGGGCGGTCCTGCGCGCGTGTGTGGCTGCTGGCCATCGCGCGCCGGGTGGTCGTCGACCGGTACAGGCGGGCGGCCGTACGGCCCCGGATCGCCGACACCACGGACTGGGTGACCGTCGCGGACCGGGCTCAGCCACGGCATCTGCCGGGTTTCGAGGAGTCGGTGGCGCTCGCGGACGCCCTGGGCGCGATGGAGCCGGGGCGGCGGCAGGCGTTCGTACTGACCCGGCTCGTCGGGCTCTCGTACGCGGAGGCCGCCGACGCCCTGGGCTGCCCCGTCGGGACGATACGGTCCCGCGTCGCCCGCGCCCGGCGGGATCTCGCGGAGGTCTGGCAGCCGGAGGGCGGGGACGCGGCGGTCACGGCCGTCCCCGTGTGA
- a CDS encoding class I SAM-dependent methyltransferase, with product MFSGTRAETVAELVRTAPLLDFPPGSRVLDLCCGPGLFLVPLAARGYRVTGVDLSPAMLERAEAACREAAEDDVRLVREDMLTYTAPEAYDVILNVFTSFGYFEDAADNFQVLRNAWRSLAPGGRLLVDVMGKEVLAGWIGRPQAVDLPDGSYVVQRDTVLDSWRRLRTDWTLVRGETARTASIRSFLYSAAELHDLFVAAGFADVECFGDFDGGPYDQSSRRLIVRGLKK from the coding sequence ATGTTCTCCGGCACCCGCGCCGAGACCGTCGCCGAACTGGTCAGGACCGCCCCGCTGCTGGACTTCCCGCCCGGCTCCCGCGTCCTCGACCTCTGCTGCGGCCCCGGCCTCTTCCTCGTCCCCCTCGCCGCGCGCGGCTACCGCGTCACCGGCGTCGATCTGAGTCCCGCCATGCTGGAGCGCGCCGAAGCCGCCTGTCGCGAGGCGGCCGAGGACGACGTCCGCCTCGTACGCGAGGACATGCTCACGTACACCGCCCCCGAGGCGTACGACGTGATCCTCAACGTCTTCACCTCCTTCGGCTACTTCGAGGACGCCGCCGACAACTTCCAGGTGCTGCGCAACGCGTGGCGGAGCCTCGCCCCCGGCGGCCGGCTGCTGGTCGACGTGATGGGCAAGGAGGTGCTCGCGGGCTGGATCGGCCGTCCACAGGCTGTGGATCTGCCGGACGGTTCGTACGTCGTGCAGCGCGACACCGTCCTGGACAGCTGGCGCAGGCTGCGCACCGACTGGACGCTCGTACGCGGCGAGACCGCCCGCACCGCGTCCATCAGGTCCTTCCTCTACAGCGCTGCCGAACTGCACGACCTCTTCGTGGCTGCCGGGTTCGCGGACGTCGAGTGCTTCGGGGACTTCGACGGTGGTCCTTACGACCAGAGTTCGCGCCGACTGATCGTCCGGGGCCTGAAGAAGTGA
- a CDS encoding pyridoxal-phosphate dependent enzyme — protein sequence MPQLSPATPRLSVPVHDHITDAMKAPAFLRLSENVVLARFETMKVYAALGAVRELLERGRIVPGQTLVDSSSGIYALALAMACHRYGLRCHIVASTTVDATMRAQLEVLGATVDQMPPSQSLRLDQERRVRHVRQLLDSRPDFHWMRQYHDGVHHTGYRELADLAAAALPGADLTVVGTVGTGASTGGLTRALRAAGRTVRLVGIQPFGSVTFGSEGFSDPDAIIAGIGSSIPFGNVRHELYDTVHWLDFRHAMAGSVGLLKEHAVFAGLSTGAAHLVAGWEAARDPRRTHLVLGADTGHRYAERVFARHTEASEPSALHPERIDELAELRPPWAVMEWAGRPAPPGADATSESEAGR from the coding sequence ATGCCCCAGCTCAGCCCCGCCACCCCCCGCCTGTCGGTCCCCGTGCACGACCACATCACCGACGCCATGAAAGCCCCGGCGTTCCTCCGGCTCTCCGAGAACGTGGTGCTGGCCCGCTTCGAGACCATGAAGGTGTACGCGGCGCTCGGCGCCGTGCGCGAGCTGCTCGAACGCGGCCGGATCGTACCGGGCCAGACCCTCGTGGACAGTTCGAGCGGCATCTACGCCCTCGCGCTCGCCATGGCCTGCCACCGATACGGCCTGCGCTGCCACATCGTGGCCTCGACCACCGTGGATGCCACGATGCGCGCCCAGTTGGAGGTGCTGGGCGCGACCGTCGACCAGATGCCGCCCTCGCAGAGCCTCCGGCTCGACCAGGAACGACGGGTCCGCCACGTACGCCAACTCCTCGACTCCCGGCCGGACTTCCACTGGATGCGGCAGTACCACGACGGCGTGCACCACACCGGCTACCGCGAGCTGGCCGACCTCGCCGCCGCCGCGCTGCCCGGTGCCGACCTGACCGTGGTCGGCACCGTCGGCACCGGCGCGTCGACGGGCGGACTCACGCGGGCGCTGCGCGCGGCCGGGCGCACGGTACGGCTGGTGGGCATCCAGCCCTTCGGCAGCGTCACGTTCGGCAGCGAGGGCTTCAGCGACCCTGACGCGATCATCGCGGGCATCGGCAGCTCCATTCCCTTCGGGAATGTGCGGCACGAGCTGTACGACACCGTGCACTGGCTCGACTTCCGGCACGCCATGGCCGGCTCGGTCGGGCTGCTGAAGGAACACGCGGTGTTCGCGGGGCTGTCCACCGGCGCCGCGCATCTCGTCGCCGGCTGGGAGGCGGCGCGCGATCCGCGCCGCACGCATCTCGTCCTCGGCGCCGACACCGGACACCGTTACGCCGAGCGGGTGTTCGCCCGGCACACCGAGGCGTCCGAGCCGAGCGCGCTGCATCCCGAGCGTATCGATGAACTGGCCGAACTCCGCCCGCCCTGGGCCGTGATGGAGTGGGCGGGCCGGCCGGCGCCCCCGGGCGCCGACGCCACGTCCGAGAGTGAGGCCGGCCGATGA
- a CDS encoding FHA domain-containing protein, with product MTMEERRVVGVKGAALRVSSPEGTQTVFELSGVSVTVGRAVPERAPDVGLGPDPQRWVGRLHCTLDFADGMWSVTDNASVNGTLLRHGDTIERLQARKRIQHGDTVLILGDMDPEGEPVYWELTFLDPHTTRPAPFGSPSDVRHTGPCLRYDWVAARAYRNEDGEETLITGLRPQGHQLLRYMAGRSTSGAAVACEHAELITALWGSNEEWAPHRSYSRADIAGVVRAVRRCIEADPSNPKILETVTGIGYRLNVLAGGDGSGSGSGSGGRGTGSGPGSGSGGRKADPA from the coding sequence ATGACCATGGAGGAGAGACGGGTGGTGGGGGTCAAGGGGGCTGCTCTGCGGGTGAGTTCACCGGAGGGCACGCAGACCGTCTTCGAGCTGAGCGGCGTGTCGGTCACCGTCGGGCGCGCCGTGCCCGAGCGGGCCCCCGATGTCGGACTCGGCCCCGATCCGCAGCGCTGGGTCGGACGGCTGCACTGCACCCTCGACTTCGCCGACGGCATGTGGTCGGTGACGGACAACGCGAGCGTCAACGGGACGCTGCTGAGACACGGCGACACCATAGAGCGGCTCCAGGCGCGCAAGCGCATACAGCACGGGGACACGGTGCTGATCCTGGGCGACATGGATCCCGAAGGGGAGCCGGTGTACTGGGAGTTGACCTTCCTGGACCCGCACACCACCCGGCCGGCGCCGTTCGGTTCGCCTTCGGACGTACGCCATACGGGGCCGTGCCTGCGGTACGACTGGGTCGCCGCGAGGGCGTACCGCAACGAGGACGGCGAGGAGACGCTGATCACCGGACTGCGGCCGCAGGGGCATCAGTTGCTGCGGTACATGGCGGGGCGCAGCACGAGCGGCGCGGCCGTCGCGTGTGAACACGCCGAGCTGATCACGGCGTTGTGGGGCTCGAACGAGGAGTGGGCGCCGCACCGGTCGTACAGCAGGGCCGACATCGCGGGTGTCGTAAGGGCGGTACGGCGCTGTATCGAGGCGGATCCGTCGAATCCGAAGATTCTGGAGACGGTGACGGGGATCGGGTACCGGCTCAACGTGCTCGCGGGTGGGGACGGTTCGGGGTCGGGCTCGGGATCTGGTGGGCGTGGTACGGGCTCCGGCCCCGGGTCGGGCTCGGGCGGGCGGAAGGCGGACCCCGCATGA
- a CDS encoding ATP-grasp domain-containing protein yields MTIAALEALSFGLGRTARACRAAGHRFVLLTGDRSVYRHELVTAGGANGAADQGADADAIEVIDVDTFDPDAVRRALASVPDLAGLINTTDTWSGPAADLAQELGLPGPDPEAVKLLRDKARVRQTLHRAGLSAGTSLVVEPRADSAELVREAVGLPAVLKVSAGTSSRDVWIVHDDEALRAALAEAEEGARRPGGLNGSLFAEPFLAGPLYSAETLSWEGHTRLLGVLSRQTSRRPAVREEAAAFPVALPTDQLAAIERWVGDILAATGHDQGFAHVEFVLTRRGPELVEINRRIGGALVAEAMCRALEVDVYEALVDVTLGRRPRLLDAPLRPTGPAVAFVLVYADEPGVLDGWAGLDGLNAFPGEVSWFPVLAPGDAVRHVGDQRGCTGMVLAEAATAELAQHRAWSAATTVRPVMKTAEGR; encoded by the coding sequence ATGACGATCGCCGCTCTGGAAGCACTCTCCTTCGGACTCGGGCGTACGGCGCGGGCCTGCCGCGCCGCCGGGCACCGGTTCGTCCTGCTGACCGGCGACCGGAGCGTCTACCGCCACGAACTGGTCACGGCGGGCGGTGCCAACGGCGCTGCCGACCAGGGTGCCGACGCCGATGCCATCGAGGTCATCGACGTCGACACCTTCGACCCGGACGCCGTACGCCGCGCGCTCGCGAGCGTGCCCGACCTCGCCGGGCTGATCAACACGACGGACACCTGGAGCGGGCCCGCGGCCGACCTCGCACAGGAACTCGGATTGCCGGGTCCGGATCCGGAGGCCGTAAAACTTCTTCGTGACAAGGCGCGCGTGCGGCAGACGCTGCACCGGGCGGGGCTGAGCGCCGGGACGTCCCTGGTGGTCGAACCCCGGGCGGACAGCGCCGAGTTGGTGCGCGAGGCAGTCGGGCTGCCCGCCGTGCTGAAGGTGTCCGCCGGGACGTCGTCGCGTGACGTGTGGATCGTGCACGACGACGAGGCGCTGCGTGCGGCGCTCGCGGAGGCCGAGGAGGGGGCGCGGCGACCGGGCGGGCTGAACGGAAGCCTGTTCGCCGAGCCCTTCCTCGCCGGGCCCCTCTACAGCGCCGAGACTCTGAGCTGGGAGGGGCACACGCGGCTGCTGGGTGTGCTGAGCCGGCAGACGTCGCGCCGTCCCGCCGTACGCGAGGAGGCCGCCGCCTTCCCGGTGGCCTTGCCGACCGATCAACTGGCCGCGATCGAACGGTGGGTGGGCGACATCCTCGCGGCGACAGGGCACGACCAGGGCTTCGCGCACGTCGAGTTCGTCCTCACCCGGCGCGGACCGGAACTGGTCGAGATCAACCGCAGGATCGGCGGCGCCCTCGTCGCCGAGGCCATGTGCCGGGCGCTGGAGGTCGACGTCTACGAGGCGCTGGTCGACGTCACGCTGGGACGCCGCCCACGCCTGCTGGACGCGCCGCTGCGACCGACCGGGCCGGCCGTCGCGTTCGTCCTCGTGTACGCGGACGAGCCCGGCGTACTCGACGGGTGGGCCGGTCTCGACGGTCTCAACGCCTTCCCGGGCGAGGTGAGTTGGTTTCCGGTGCTGGCTCCGGGCGACGCCGTGCGGCACGTGGGCGACCAGCGCGGCTGCACGGGCATGGTGCTCGCGGAGGCGGCGACGGCGGAGCTGGCGCAGCACCGGGCGTGGAGCGCGGCGACGACGGTGCGGCCGGTGATGAAGACGGCCGAGGGGAGGTGA
- a CDS encoding septum formation family protein, translating into MVDSERAVIDETTAGLLEAAGPQMYRRNAFRITGLPTYADRRTVRQRQQRITPALELGADVDLGHSLPVSLDDVRGAFDRILGDPRRRLVDELFWLWDAEGAAGGSGNGNGSGNGSGSGSGSGQGPTCECPKSLHTDHDAAVRAHSAALDLTVDDLSAGWGDSEATQLWTDASRLWGQVLRRAVFWDHVRHRIAVLDDRQLDDSVIDTLRDALPATLVKPLIELASTAPNTADRLLLTKLAHGWPLVPSSLVEDQLEEAAAPHYESLRATAKRASSQLEGGDWDGAAAQVYEHALPALKQLEALVPHARHRRTSTARNDVAVLLNNCATAATDALGPGANLKASKWFRTAGELATDPVTQQTIRTNRDGLRNMMETFNQIRTQVDQLVAAGRISLARSLLLNVKRQLAGGAGTEEIDRMMDDLRNWPGSYRRSGSGSYGTPGTPGRSRKVFALVMAVVLLILLARALTGVFDNDDSGDSGARPGAGTFVLSAADAEENDPVGGCIERESDWEVGAREVDTVPCDDAHWGEVVAYESLLGRESRYLTGKYPGVEQAVALSRFRCQLVLARLGAEGEGLVVTYTVPGKEAWELAVRSRLGGEYTTCVVHRADNEAMTEEDRVPLNVAEADEPVLMDTFSQFVRENAPVGSCVQSKKDLSAESVGLPIVPCEELHWAEIVGYPVLYEVDDRPPWPGNEAVYARAEAACEDLTKGVSSTMRLHVVYPAQDWWTGLSTPIYAMCAVSYVGDNLWGGGL; encoded by the coding sequence ATGGTCGATTCGGAGCGTGCTGTGATCGACGAGACGACAGCGGGGCTGCTGGAGGCGGCAGGCCCGCAGATGTACCGGCGGAACGCTTTCCGTATCACCGGGCTGCCCACCTACGCGGACCGGCGAACGGTACGACAGCGGCAGCAGCGCATCACGCCCGCGCTCGAACTCGGCGCCGACGTCGACCTCGGGCACTCGCTCCCCGTCAGTCTCGACGACGTCCGCGGCGCCTTCGACCGGATACTCGGCGACCCGCGCCGCCGGCTGGTCGACGAGCTGTTCTGGCTCTGGGACGCCGAAGGAGCGGCGGGCGGGAGCGGGAATGGGAACGGAAGCGGGAATGGGAGCGGGAGCGGGAGCGGGAGCGGGCAGGGTCCCACCTGCGAGTGCCCCAAGTCGCTGCACACCGACCACGACGCCGCCGTACGCGCGCACAGCGCGGCGCTCGACCTGACGGTCGACGACCTGTCCGCGGGGTGGGGCGACTCCGAGGCGACCCAACTGTGGACAGACGCCTCGCGGTTGTGGGGCCAGGTGCTGCGCCGCGCGGTCTTCTGGGACCACGTGCGGCACCGTATCGCCGTCCTCGACGACCGGCAGCTCGACGACTCCGTGATCGACACGCTCCGCGACGCCCTGCCGGCCACCCTGGTCAAACCACTGATCGAGCTCGCGTCGACGGCGCCGAACACCGCCGACCGCCTGCTGCTCACCAAACTGGCGCACGGCTGGCCACTCGTACCCTCCAGCCTGGTCGAAGACCAGCTGGAAGAGGCCGCCGCGCCTCACTACGAGTCGCTCCGTGCGACCGCGAAACGGGCGTCGTCCCAGTTGGAAGGGGGGGACTGGGACGGCGCCGCGGCTCAGGTGTACGAACACGCCCTGCCCGCACTGAAACAGCTGGAAGCCCTGGTCCCCCACGCCAGGCACCGCCGCACCTCGACCGCCCGCAACGACGTCGCGGTCCTGCTCAACAACTGCGCCACCGCCGCCACGGACGCGCTCGGCCCTGGGGCGAATCTGAAGGCGTCCAAGTGGTTCCGTACGGCGGGCGAGTTGGCGACGGACCCGGTCACCCAGCAGACCATCAGGACGAACCGCGACGGTCTGCGCAACATGATGGAGACCTTCAACCAGATCAGGACGCAGGTCGACCAACTGGTCGCGGCCGGCCGCATCAGTCTCGCCAGAAGCCTTCTGCTGAACGTCAAACGCCAGTTGGCGGGCGGCGCGGGCACCGAGGAAATCGACCGCATGATGGACGATCTCCGCAACTGGCCGGGCTCGTACAGACGGAGCGGCTCGGGCAGTTACGGCACCCCGGGCACCCCCGGCCGTAGCCGGAAGGTGTTCGCCCTGGTCATGGCCGTCGTGCTGCTGATCCTCCTCGCGCGAGCGCTCACGGGGGTGTTCGACAACGACGACAGCGGCGACAGCGGAGCACGGCCGGGGGCCGGCACGTTCGTCCTGTCGGCGGCCGACGCCGAGGAGAACGATCCGGTGGGCGGGTGCATAGAACGGGAGTCGGACTGGGAGGTAGGCGCACGCGAGGTGGATACGGTCCCGTGCGACGACGCCCACTGGGGTGAGGTGGTGGCCTACGAGTCGCTGCTGGGAAGGGAGTCCAGGTATCTGACGGGCAAGTACCCGGGAGTGGAGCAGGCGGTGGCGCTCTCCCGCTTCCGGTGCCAACTCGTGCTCGCTCGGCTCGGCGCGGAGGGGGAAGGACTGGTGGTGACGTACACGGTGCCCGGCAAGGAGGCCTGGGAGCTCGCGGTCAGATCCCGGCTGGGCGGCGAGTACACGACGTGTGTGGTGCACCGGGCGGACAACGAGGCCATGACGGAGGAGGACCGGGTGCCGCTGAATGTCGCGGAAGCGGACGAACCGGTACTCATGGACACCTTCAGCCAGTTCGTCCGGGAAAACGCACCGGTGGGATCGTGCGTCCAGTCCAAGAAGGATCTCTCCGCCGAGTCGGTCGGTCTGCCCATCGTGCCCTGCGAAGAGCTTCATTGGGCCGAGATCGTGGGGTATCCCGTCCTGTACGAGGTCGACGACCGCCCCCCGTGGCCGGGCAACGAAGCTGTCTACGCGCGGGCCGAGGCAGCGTGCGAGGATCTGACGAAAGGCGTGTCGAGCACCATGCGGCTGCACGTCGTCTATCCCGCCCAGGACTGGTGGACCGGTCTGAGCACCCCGATCTACGCGATGTGCGCCGTGTCCTACGTGGGTGACAACCTCTGGGGCGGCGGGCTGTGA
- a CDS encoding MFS transporter — protein MKGRGEVRGRLGLGSALTGPQLFLLGASFLITLGSFAVLPYMSVLLHDRFGLGLGVVGAVLAVASLVQFSGGVVGAVLAARIGLRATMLVALAVRTAGFAAFVPGLTRPVVAVGALFLVSCGAALYLPANKAYLVAGCGRERRPGLLAVSGSAFNAGIALGPPAAAPFVLTSSAGLFTSVAVLFALVGMGHALLPSVADEAGTAEDAAGASGTSGVSRRQLPLAPTAFTLPPFAFTVLAVYIFMFFQHYLALYAVPRTSTAFYGTVLMGYAILLVIAQPLFARRLAALPYAAALRVGFGAMAAGTAVLALGGRAGTAAGAVLLCLGEIVLFLKNDLEALDRSTAPPATVFGRQRLAAGLGAFAAAVVGGQLYGAAERASAVPVFWLVVAAQAVLLPALLVMYMAGTARRRAGGELADARPPR, from the coding sequence ATGAAGGGGCGAGGGGAGGTGAGGGGGCGGCTCGGCCTGGGCAGCGCCCTGACGGGGCCTCAACTCTTCCTCCTGGGCGCCTCGTTCCTCATCACGCTCGGGAGCTTCGCCGTACTCCCGTACATGTCGGTACTCCTCCACGACCGCTTCGGGCTCGGACTCGGGGTGGTGGGCGCGGTCTTGGCGGTCGCGTCGCTGGTGCAGTTCTCCGGCGGTGTCGTCGGGGCGGTGCTGGCGGCCCGGATCGGGCTGCGGGCCACGATGCTGGTGGCACTCGCCGTACGTACGGCGGGCTTCGCCGCCTTCGTACCGGGGCTGACCCGGCCGGTTGTCGCGGTGGGCGCGCTGTTCCTGGTGTCGTGCGGCGCCGCGCTGTACCTGCCCGCCAACAAGGCGTATCTGGTGGCGGGTTGTGGGCGGGAGCGGCGGCCGGGGCTGCTCGCGGTGAGCGGTTCGGCCTTCAACGCGGGTATCGCGCTCGGGCCTCCGGCGGCGGCCCCCTTCGTACTGACCTCGTCTGCGGGGCTGTTCACTTCGGTCGCCGTGCTGTTCGCGTTGGTGGGGATGGGGCACGCGCTGCTGCCGTCGGTGGCGGACGAGGCGGGGACGGCCGAGGACGCCGCCGGGGCCTCGGGCACCTCGGGGGTTTCCAGGCGTCAACTCCCACTCGCTCCAACCGCGTTCACCCTCCCCCCGTTCGCGTTCACCGTGCTCGCCGTCTACATCTTCATGTTCTTCCAGCACTACCTCGCCCTCTACGCCGTGCCCCGCACCTCCACCGCCTTCTACGGAACCGTCCTCATGGGCTACGCGATCCTCCTCGTCATCGCCCAGCCGCTCTTCGCGCGCCGGCTCGCGGCGTTGCCCTACGCGGCGGCACTGCGGGTGGGCTTCGGCGCGATGGCGGCCGGTACGGCGGTGCTCGCGCTCGGCGGTCGGGCGGGGACCGCGGCCGGCGCGGTACTGCTCTGCCTCGGCGAGATCGTCCTCTTCCTGAAGAACGACCTGGAGGCGCTCGACCGGTCGACCGCCCCGCCCGCGACCGTCTTCGGCAGACAGCGGCTGGCGGCGGGGCTCGGGGCGTTCGCGGCGGCCGTGGTCGGCGGGCAGCTGTACGGGGCGGCCGAACGGGCGTCGGCCGTACCGGTGTTCTGGCTGGTGGTCGCCGCGCAGGCGGTGCTGCTGCCCGCGCTGTTGGTGATGTACATGGCCGGGACCGCGCGGCGCCGCGCGGGCGGCGAGCTCGCCGATGCTCGCCCCCCGCGCTGA